From Mesorhizobium sp. Pch-S:
AGAACGCCGATTTCAACGCCGCCTCGCAGTTCGGTGTCGGCATCTACAACGTGACGCAGGATCGGGGACAACGCTTCAGCGCCTTCACGGCTTTCGTCCGCCCGGTTCTCAACCGTCCGAACCTGACCGTGCTGAGCGAATGCGCGGTGAAGACGATCGTCATCTCGGGCAAGCGCGCAACAGGCGTGAACCTCCGGCACAAAGGCGCGGACACGACACTGACGGCATTGCGCGAGGTCGTGCTTTCGGCAGGCGCCATCAACTCGCCGCAGATCCTGCTGGAATCCGGGATCGGCCCGGCCGAAGAGCTTCGGCGTGTCGGCGTCACGCCGGTCCATGACCTGCCAGGCGTCGGCAAGAACCTGCAGGACCATGTCGACGGCATGATCACGGTGCGCTCGTCGAGCCCGCGCACGCTCGGACTTTCCATTGCCAACCTGCCCCGCATCCTCGCCGCGCCCTACCGCTATTTCGCGCGCCGCAAGGGCATGCTGACGACCAACTACGTCGAGGCCGGCGGCTTCGCGCGAACTCGCCTCGCGGGAGCCGAGCCCGACGTCCAGTTCCACTTCGTACCGGGCTATCGCAGCCATCGCGGCAGGCTGGTCGAATACGGCCACGGCTATGCCATCCACACCTGCGTGCTGCGACCGAAGAGTGTCGGCGACATCACGCTCGCGCGCGACGGCTCGTCAACGACCACCCGGATCGATCATCACTTTTTCTCGGATGAACAGGATGCACAGGTTCTCGTCGAAGGCATCAAGATCGCCCGCGCGATCTTCGCATCATCGGTGTTCGATCCGGTGCGCGGCGTCGAGATGCTGCCGGGAAAGGACGTCCGCTCCGACGACGAGATCCTTGCGTATCTGCGCGCCGAGGCGCTGACCGTCTATCATCCGGTCGGCACCTGCAAGATGGGTGACGACGCCATGGCCGTCGTCGATCCGGGAAGCCTGAAGGTGCGTGGTCTGGAAGGGTTGCGCGTCGCCGACGCGTCCATCATGCCGAAGCTGATCGCCGGCAATACCAACGCGCCGAGCATGATGATCGGCCAGCGAGCAGCGGACATGATCCTGCGATGATTCTGAGGTCCTGGATGTGTACACATCCAGGACGCCTCAATCGCCGGCGTGGCCCATCCGGGCCACTTGGCTTTCGCGCCAAAGGGCGCGGCGCGCGGTCGCGCGCTCCAACGGTCAATCAATGACCGTTGGTAGGTCTTGGATTGCTCCCGAGCGACCAACGTACCGCTCGGGAGCCCGCCTCAGGCACAGTGGCTATTTGGCCAGATGGTCCTGCAGCGCTTTCCAGCCGGCCGCAAACACGTGATCGGAGACGATCTCCACATACTTCCCCGCATCTTCCGGTTCCTCGTCGAAGGTTGCGACCCATTCCGCGAAGGTGCGGTTGCCATCCGTGATCGGAAGCAGCCGGATCGAGGCGACATAGTTCTTCACCGGGAATGCCGGCTTCACGAAGCTGTAGGAGAGCGAGTGCTCGCTGTCGCTGAGCGCAAGCAGTTGCTCGCGCACATGGGCGCCGTCCTGGAG
This genomic window contains:
- a CDS encoding SRPBCC family protein, with protein sequence MAKAYASAVIDAPIETVWKTVRDFNGLPTWHPAIAKSEIEGGASSDSVGSIRSFYLQDGAHVREQLLALSDSEHSLSYSFVKPAFPVKNYVASIRLLPITDGNRTFAEWVATFDEEPEDAGKYVEIVSDHVFAAGWKALQDHLAK
- a CDS encoding GMC family oxidoreductase N-terminal domain-containing protein → MNDTYDYIVVGSGSAGCVLANRLSANPATKVCLIEAGGSDQSLRVKVPAGILSLYGNPNYDYCYFGVPQPQLNGRRIPVNRGKALGGSTSINSMVYIRGAAADYDEWASLGCAGWSYDEVLPVFKRLERNLLGQDSRYHGTDGDLLVDNPRDPNELSRMFVAAGKDAGLPENADFNAASQFGVGIYNVTQDRGQRFSAFTAFVRPVLNRPNLTVLSECAVKTIVISGKRATGVNLRHKGADTTLTALREVVLSAGAINSPQILLESGIGPAEELRRVGVTPVHDLPGVGKNLQDHVDGMITVRSSSPRTLGLSIANLPRILAAPYRYFARRKGMLTTNYVEAGGFARTRLAGAEPDVQFHFVPGYRSHRGRLVEYGHGYAIHTCVLRPKSVGDITLARDGSSTTTRIDHHFFSDEQDAQVLVEGIKIARAIFASSVFDPVRGVEMLPGKDVRSDDEILAYLRAEALTVYHPVGTCKMGDDAMAVVDPGSLKVRGLEGLRVADASIMPKLIAGNTNAPSMMIGQRAADMILR